The following are encoded together in the Lactuca sativa cultivar Salinas chromosome 1, Lsat_Salinas_v11, whole genome shotgun sequence genome:
- the LOC111900088 gene encoding fe(2+) transport protein 1, whose product MAKLHLLILSLLLLSTFAPPSHGANSTTQPPNTIPEECLKATGGPCHSKTKSLKLKLVAIAAILVASMMGVTLPMLSRAIPALQPDKKLFVLVKAFASGVILATGYMHVLPDSFDCLTSKCLPENPWRKFPFTTFIAMLSAVLTLMVDSYAMSWYKKYGPRNENLDPKISGHFHGDGSSGIDSPTSQLRRYRVVAQVLELGIVVHSVVIGLSMGASDNLCTIRPLVAALCFHQFFEGMGLGGCILQAEYERKMKAMMVFFFSVTTPFGIALGIGLSNVYRENSPAALMVVGILDAVSAGLLNYMALVDLLAADFMGKKLQEDMKLQAVSYVAVFLGAGGMSVMAIWA is encoded by the exons ATGGCGAAACTCCACCTCCTCATCCTCTCACTCCTCCTACTCTCCACCTTCGCACCACCGTCTCACGGTGCTAACTCTACCACCCAACCACCCAACACCATCCCGGAAGAATGCCTGAAGGCCACCGGCGGACCATGCCACAGCAAAACCAAATCTTTAAAGCTTAAACTCGTCGCCATTGCAGCAATTCTAGTGGCTAGTATGATGGGTGTTACTCTACCCATGCTTTCACGGGCTATACCCGCTTTACAACCCGATAAGAAGCTGTTTGTGTTGGTTAAAGCCTTTGCTTCCGGTGTGATTCTTGCAACTGGATACATGCACGTCTTACCCGATTCATTTGATTGCCTAACATCCAAATGCTTGCCTGAAAACCCATGGAGAAAATTTCCCTTCACAACGTTTATTGCAATGTTATCAGCTGTATTGACATTAATGGTTGATTCGTACGCTATGAGTTGGTACAAGAAATACGGGCCAAGAAACGAGAATTTGGATCCGAAAATCTCGGGTCATTTCCACGGCGATGGATCTTCTGGGATTGATTCACCAACATCACAGTTGAGGCGATATCGAGTGGTTGCTCAG GTGCTAGAGCTAGGAATAGTTGTACACTCAGTTGTGATTGGACTATCGATGGGTGCATCGGATAATTTATGCACCATAAGACCTCTCGTCGCTGCTCTATGCTTTCATCAATTCTTTGAAGGAATGGGTCTTGGTGGTTGCATTCTTCAG GCGGAGTATGAGAGAAAGATGAAGGCAATGATGGTGTTTTTCTTCTCGGTGACAACTCCATTTGGAATAGCACTTGGAATCGGGTTGTCAAATGTCTACCGTGAAAATAGTCCGGCAGCTCTGATGGTGGTCGGAATACTAGACGCGGTGTCAGCAGGGCTGTTGAATTACATGGCGTTGGTGGATCTTCTGGCGGCGGATTTCATGGGGAAGAAGCTTCAAGAAGATATGAAGCTTCAAGCAGTTTCATATGTCGCTGTGTTTCTAGGTGCTGGAGGCATGTCTGTGATGGCAATTTGGGCATAA